One Arthrobacter sp. StoSoilB19 DNA window includes the following coding sequences:
- a CDS encoding glycerate kinase, whose protein sequence is MSTSTPSLRALIAPDKFKGSLTAHEVAHALAAGLRSVAGAHRTIQCDLLPLADGGDGSVDAAVSAGFARHTCQVTGPTGQQVQASIAFDGVTAVVEVANTCGISLLPHGTLDPLNSSSRGFGEAIRFALSLAPARIVLALGGSASTDGGTGMLSALGYTFTDTDGHRLEGTGRSLFRIRSVQGSPLPGLVAAELIVASDVSNPLCGPAGAAAVFGPQKGAVPADVASLDAGLVHFVARMEGAGFASARELAGHEGAGSAGGLGFACLLLGARQVSGADFFLDLLDFDGRRDNCDLVITGEGSIDLQTLAGKLPAAVARRSGTRPIIAVAGRSLLPRERWADLSLARVYALADYTSRDSAKDPGLSTALLQQIGRDIGQSIH, encoded by the coding sequence ATGTCCACTTCCACCCCCTCCCTCCGCGCCCTCATCGCGCCCGACAAATTCAAGGGCAGCCTGACCGCCCATGAGGTGGCACACGCCCTGGCGGCCGGACTCCGGTCCGTCGCCGGGGCCCACCGAACCATCCAGTGCGACCTGCTCCCCCTGGCCGACGGTGGAGACGGCAGCGTGGACGCCGCCGTCTCGGCAGGGTTCGCGCGGCACACCTGCCAGGTCACCGGGCCGACGGGGCAGCAGGTGCAGGCATCCATCGCCTTCGACGGAGTCACCGCCGTCGTGGAAGTGGCCAACACCTGCGGGATCTCGCTCCTGCCCCACGGCACCCTTGACCCGCTCAACTCCTCCAGCCGCGGATTCGGCGAAGCCATCCGCTTCGCCCTCAGCCTTGCCCCGGCACGAATCGTGCTGGCGCTGGGCGGCAGTGCCAGCACAGACGGGGGCACGGGGATGCTGTCCGCCCTGGGCTACACCTTCACCGACACCGATGGCCACCGCCTTGAAGGGACAGGGCGCAGCCTCTTCCGGATCCGCTCCGTCCAGGGCTCCCCCCTTCCAGGCCTGGTGGCGGCTGAACTGATCGTTGCCAGCGATGTCTCCAATCCGCTATGCGGTCCTGCCGGCGCTGCTGCCGTCTTCGGGCCCCAAAAGGGGGCGGTGCCGGCCGATGTGGCCAGCCTGGACGCCGGGCTGGTGCACTTCGTGGCAAGGATGGAAGGCGCGGGATTTGCTTCCGCCCGCGAACTGGCCGGACACGAGGGAGCGGGCAGCGCCGGCGGATTGGGCTTCGCCTGCCTGCTGCTGGGCGCGCGGCAGGTATCGGGAGCGGACTTCTTCCTGGACCTGCTGGACTTCGATGGCCGCAGGGACAACTGCGACCTGGTCATCACGGGCGAAGGCAGCATCGACTTGCAGACCCTCGCCGGGAAGCTCCCGGCTGCCGTGGCCCGCCGGTCCGGCACCCGGCCCATCATCGCCGTCGCCGGCCGTTCCCTGCTTCCCCGCGAACGCTGGGCGGACCTGTCCCTGGCACGGGTGTACGCCCTGGCCGACTACACCAGCCGGGACTCCGCCAAAGACCCAGGGTTGTCCACCGCCCTCCTCCAGCAGATTGGCCGGGACATCGGACAAAGCATCCACTAG
- the dctA gene encoding C4-dicarboxylate transporter DctA — MDHNSTAAAATAAPKTRWYRQLYFWVLTAIVIGILVGWLAPATGIAMEPIGITFVNAMKMLIGPIVFLTIVGGIASVADLKKVGMTGLKALTYFQVGTICALAFGLVAINIFRLGEGVNADPGAIKTSDSAAKLIDAGAHQEWWQFITNIIPTSVVQPFVVGDILQIIFIAVVFGIALNAMGKVGAPVLDGVQRLTAVMFKILSFIMKAAPLGAFGAMAFAVGKYGVSSLTSMGGLIALFYATSILFVVVVLGSVMAFLKLNIFSMIRHLKEEYLLILGTSTAEPALPGLMRKLEHAGVKKETVGLVVPTGYSFNLDGAAIYLSLAALYIAQATNTSLTIGQQLGLLAVMLLTSKGAAGVAGGGFIALTATLATIGTIPAAGIMLIFGIDKFMSECRALVNFTGNAVATLFIAWWDRTLDADRVRRVFAGETVEPVPAQTQAQAQAQELHAGAGPNDDDLHQVPAPGKDSAGVGHPLPADRRPAYSETV, encoded by the coding sequence ATGGACCACAACAGCACCGCCGCAGCTGCAACAGCGGCCCCGAAAACCCGGTGGTACCGGCAACTGTACTTTTGGGTACTGACAGCGATCGTCATCGGCATCCTGGTGGGCTGGCTTGCCCCGGCAACCGGTATTGCCATGGAACCGATCGGCATCACGTTCGTCAACGCAATGAAGATGCTGATCGGACCCATCGTCTTCCTCACGATCGTGGGCGGCATCGCCAGCGTCGCCGACCTGAAGAAGGTGGGCATGACCGGGCTGAAGGCGCTCACGTATTTCCAGGTCGGCACCATCTGCGCCCTGGCATTCGGACTGGTGGCCATCAATATCTTCCGGCTCGGCGAAGGCGTGAACGCCGACCCCGGCGCCATCAAGACTTCCGACTCGGCCGCCAAGCTGATCGACGCCGGCGCGCACCAGGAATGGTGGCAGTTCATTACCAACATCATCCCCACCAGCGTCGTCCAGCCCTTCGTCGTGGGCGACATTCTGCAGATCATCTTCATTGCGGTTGTCTTCGGGATCGCCCTGAACGCCATGGGCAAGGTGGGCGCCCCGGTCCTTGACGGCGTCCAGCGCCTCACCGCTGTGATGTTCAAGATCCTCAGCTTCATCATGAAAGCGGCGCCACTTGGCGCATTCGGTGCCATGGCCTTCGCGGTGGGTAAGTACGGCGTCTCATCCCTGACCAGCATGGGCGGCCTGATCGCGCTCTTCTACGCCACTTCCATCCTCTTCGTGGTGGTGGTCCTCGGCTCGGTCATGGCCTTCCTGAAACTGAACATCTTCAGCATGATCCGGCACCTCAAGGAGGAATACCTGCTCATCCTGGGCACCTCCACTGCCGAGCCTGCCCTGCCGGGGCTGATGCGCAAGCTCGAGCACGCCGGCGTCAAGAAGGAAACGGTGGGCCTCGTAGTCCCCACGGGCTACAGCTTCAACCTGGACGGCGCCGCCATCTACCTGTCCCTCGCGGCCCTCTATATCGCCCAGGCCACCAACACCAGCCTGACCATCGGACAGCAGCTGGGCCTGCTCGCCGTCATGCTGCTGACCTCCAAGGGCGCAGCCGGCGTGGCGGGCGGCGGCTTCATTGCCCTGACCGCCACACTGGCCACCATCGGTACCATCCCGGCGGCCGGCATCATGCTCATCTTCGGCATCGACAAGTTCATGTCGGAGTGCCGTGCCCTGGTCAACTTCACCGGCAACGCGGTGGCCACCCTGTTCATCGCCTGGTGGGACCGCACGCTCGACGCCGACCGTGTCCGCCGCGTCTTTGCGGGCGAAACCGTGGAACCTGTGCCCGCGCAGACTCAGGCTCAGGCTCAGGCTCAGGAACTGCATGCCGGGGCCGGCCCCAACGACGACGACCTCCACCAGGTGCCTGCCCCAGGGAAGGATTCGGCCGGCGTCGGGCATCCCCTCCCTGCCGACCGCCGCCCCGCCTACTCCGAGACCGTCTGA
- a CDS encoding tartrate dehydrogenase: MGANQTFNIASIPADGVGKEVVAAGRRVLDALAENSNGRFAFDWTEFPWGSEYYARTGQMMDPKGLEALKDFDAIYFGAVGWENVPDHISLWGLRLNITQNFDQWANIRPVKFLPGVQSPLRKADNTELDWVVVRENSEGEYAGLGGRNLSGRGPGNEVALQTALFTEKGCERIVRFAFDLARTRTVKKVSSVTKSNAQQYGMVLWDEVFNRVALDYPDVQTESVLVDAMSAKFILKPEDLSVVVASNLNADILSDLGSALAGSLGLAASANLNPERRFPSMFEPVHGSAPDIAGQGISNPIGAIASAALMLDHFGLHGEARRVEAAIEAATGAGHLTRDVGGTANTEDVTEAIIKALTLTPAAV, from the coding sequence ATGGGCGCCAACCAGACATTCAACATCGCTTCGATCCCCGCGGACGGCGTAGGCAAGGAAGTGGTCGCCGCTGGCCGCCGCGTCCTGGATGCGCTGGCCGAAAACTCCAACGGCAGGTTCGCTTTCGATTGGACCGAGTTTCCCTGGGGCTCGGAGTACTACGCCAGGACCGGACAGATGATGGACCCCAAGGGCCTGGAAGCCCTGAAGGACTTTGACGCCATCTACTTCGGCGCCGTCGGCTGGGAAAACGTCCCGGACCACATCAGCCTCTGGGGGCTGCGCCTGAACATCACCCAGAACTTCGACCAGTGGGCCAACATCCGCCCCGTTAAGTTCCTCCCCGGCGTGCAGTCCCCGCTGCGCAAGGCAGACAACACCGAACTCGACTGGGTTGTGGTACGCGAAAACAGCGAGGGTGAATATGCCGGCCTGGGCGGCCGTAACCTCAGCGGCCGCGGCCCCGGCAACGAGGTGGCGCTGCAAACCGCACTGTTCACCGAAAAGGGCTGCGAGCGCATCGTGCGCTTCGCGTTCGACCTGGCCCGGACCCGCACCGTGAAGAAGGTTTCCTCCGTCACCAAGTCCAACGCCCAGCAGTACGGCATGGTCCTGTGGGACGAGGTCTTCAACCGCGTGGCCCTTGACTACCCGGACGTCCAGACCGAAAGCGTCCTGGTGGACGCCATGAGCGCCAAGTTCATCCTCAAGCCCGAGGACCTGTCCGTGGTGGTGGCCTCCAACCTGAACGCCGACATCCTCTCCGACCTCGGCTCCGCACTGGCGGGCAGCCTGGGCCTGGCAGCCAGCGCCAACCTGAACCCGGAGCGCCGCTTCCCGTCCATGTTCGAACCCGTCCACGGCTCCGCTCCGGACATCGCCGGCCAGGGCATCAGCAACCCGATCGGCGCCATCGCCAGCGCCGCCCTGATGCTGGACCACTTCGGCCTGCACGGGGAAGCACGCCGCGTTGAAGCCGCCATCGAAGCGGCCACCGGCGCGGGCCACCTGACGCGCGACGTGGGCGGCACTGCAAACACCGAGGACGTCACCGAAGCCATCATCAAGGCCCTGACGCTCACTCCGGCAGCTGTCTAG
- a CDS encoding LysR family transcriptional regulator: MDTRKLKYFLAVVDHGGFNRAAEHLLIAQPSLSQTIAGLEKELGVPLFHRIGRRAVLSDAGRELVGPARLVMRDLAAAQSAVQALRGIRSGQLDIITMPSPGIEPLTSMIAAFTQTYPSVRLNVGAAFTPEEVVESVRSGSTEIGLAGSPTAIRVPGVEVLALERQPLILIVNPQADTFGSGDSIVREDLGGQRIIASQRGSLMRWLVDDALAQGIEAEIVVEVAHRTSILPLVLAGVGHAVMPSSWAPTAHKAGLRTLLIEPVSHLEVAILSRKDDLTPAASAFLEVARQHAE; encoded by the coding sequence TTGGACACCCGGAAACTGAAGTACTTCCTGGCGGTGGTAGACCACGGTGGATTCAACCGCGCGGCAGAGCACCTGCTGATCGCCCAGCCGTCCCTGTCGCAGACCATCGCCGGACTGGAGAAGGAGCTGGGCGTGCCCCTGTTCCACAGGATCGGCCGCCGGGCTGTCCTCAGCGACGCCGGCAGGGAGTTGGTGGGTCCAGCGCGTCTGGTAATGCGGGACCTGGCCGCGGCACAGTCCGCGGTGCAGGCTCTTCGCGGCATCCGAAGCGGGCAGCTGGACATCATCACCATGCCCTCACCGGGAATTGAACCACTTACCTCAATGATTGCCGCCTTCACCCAGACCTACCCGTCGGTCCGGCTGAACGTTGGGGCCGCGTTCACGCCGGAGGAAGTGGTGGAATCCGTGCGCAGCGGCAGCACGGAAATAGGACTGGCCGGTTCCCCCACCGCCATCCGCGTTCCCGGCGTCGAAGTATTGGCGCTGGAGCGGCAGCCCCTGATCCTCATCGTTAACCCGCAGGCGGACACTTTTGGTTCCGGTGACTCGATTGTGCGGGAGGACCTTGGCGGCCAGCGCATCATCGCCAGCCAGCGCGGTTCCCTGATGCGCTGGCTCGTGGACGATGCGCTGGCCCAGGGCATCGAAGCCGAGATTGTGGTGGAGGTGGCCCACCGCACATCCATCCTCCCCCTCGTTCTCGCCGGCGTGGGGCATGCGGTGATGCCTTCCTCGTGGGCACCCACCGCGCACAAGGCCGGCCTGCGGACGCTCCTGATCGAACCGGTCTCGCACCTGGAAGTAGCCATCCTGAGCCGCAAGGACGACCTCACCCCTGCGGCGTCCGCCTTTCTGGAAGTCGCCAGGCAGCACGCGGAGTAG
- a CDS encoding GAF domain-containing protein, whose amino-acid sequence MAAEPTGQVGWGPLPVTPEPVFDSKDVEDYLRDVTRDFMAGIKGERRSISWAATLFRLGTARTIAASTEQAREADREQCSFADGPVMEAMRTAEFVLVSDLSRDRRWPGYSSAAAAHGVQSLLSVPILTEGGTSAAINLYAPFPHAFTSDDLVRSQSYAREVARAMHVVVRVAERAETTAGLAVVQSSLVLVDLAVRSLMNEYGLTREGALRFLQTQALHHELDLRDVALNVVAPAGMDLGVGQPSGLRQETYDGVAELPRPSPAGRDFPTGRSARKDAAAGTEPPPAAEGRTA is encoded by the coding sequence ATGGCCGCTGAACCCACGGGGCAGGTTGGCTGGGGACCGCTTCCAGTTACCCCGGAGCCGGTTTTCGACAGCAAGGACGTCGAAGACTACCTCCGGGACGTCACCCGCGACTTCATGGCGGGTATCAAAGGTGAGCGCCGCAGCATCAGCTGGGCGGCCACCCTCTTCCGCCTGGGCACGGCGCGGACCATCGCAGCCAGTACGGAGCAGGCACGCGAAGCGGACCGGGAGCAATGCTCGTTCGCTGACGGACCGGTCATGGAAGCCATGCGCACCGCAGAATTCGTCCTGGTGTCGGACCTGAGCCGGGACCGCCGCTGGCCGGGGTATTCCAGCGCTGCCGCGGCCCATGGGGTGCAGTCCCTGCTCTCCGTCCCCATCCTCACCGAAGGCGGGACCAGTGCCGCCATCAATCTTTACGCGCCTTTCCCGCACGCCTTCACCAGCGATGACCTGGTGCGCAGCCAAAGCTATGCCCGTGAGGTGGCGCGGGCCATGCATGTTGTGGTCCGGGTGGCCGAACGCGCGGAAACGACGGCGGGTCTCGCCGTCGTCCAAAGCTCCCTGGTCCTGGTGGACCTCGCCGTGCGCAGCCTGATGAACGAATACGGACTCACCCGGGAGGGTGCGCTGCGGTTCCTGCAGACGCAGGCGCTGCACCACGAGCTGGATCTCCGGGACGTGGCATTGAACGTTGTGGCCCCCGCAGGGATGGACCTCGGGGTTGGGCAGCCGTCGGGGCTGCGGCAGGAAACGTACGACGGCGTGGCGGAGCTCCCGCGGCCGTCGCCGGCGGGGCGGGACTTTCCAACCGGAAGGTCGGCCCGCAAGGACGCTGCGGCGGGGACGGAACCCCCGCCTGCTGCGGAAGGGAGGACAGCATGA
- a CDS encoding SGNH/GDSL hydrolase family protein yields MTIGKQELRSITEGPGRHPWHRFVALGDSYTEGIGDPEPHSLGGLRGWADRVAEELADSQPDFAYANLAIRGMLLRQILDGQLAPALALKPDLIAMSGGGNDIVFRHGDPDKLAEKIDEAVGILADTGATILLYAGPDWGNTPVFGKIRGRVAVYNEHLHRIGARHHAIMVDLWCLPELQHALMWDPDRLHLSPLGHHSVAVATLNALGVPHTLRPLQPRPLPAHGWTQARAEDLVWAKQYFVPWVLKRMRPHQVSGLAAKRPQPVPVFGLGRPGPFPPGHPAARTSGPGYDGQPGVDPGVETGRVA; encoded by the coding sequence ATGACCATCGGGAAACAGGAACTGCGCTCCATCACGGAAGGACCGGGCAGGCACCCCTGGCACCGGTTCGTCGCCCTGGGGGACTCTTACACCGAAGGGATCGGCGATCCCGAGCCGCACAGCCTGGGCGGCCTCCGGGGCTGGGCTGACCGCGTGGCGGAGGAACTGGCGGACAGCCAGCCGGACTTCGCCTATGCCAACCTGGCCATCCGCGGCATGCTGCTGCGGCAAATCCTCGACGGGCAGCTGGCACCGGCCCTGGCGTTGAAGCCCGACCTGATTGCCATGTCCGGCGGTGGCAACGACATCGTGTTCCGCCACGGCGACCCGGACAAGCTGGCGGAAAAGATCGACGAGGCCGTGGGTATCCTGGCTGACACGGGCGCCACCATCCTGCTGTATGCAGGTCCCGATTGGGGGAACACGCCGGTCTTCGGCAAGATCCGCGGCCGCGTGGCGGTCTACAACGAACACCTCCACAGGATCGGGGCCCGGCACCACGCCATCATGGTTGACCTTTGGTGCCTGCCGGAGCTGCAGCATGCTCTGATGTGGGACCCGGACCGGCTGCACCTGTCCCCGCTGGGCCACCATTCCGTAGCGGTGGCCACCCTCAACGCCCTGGGCGTACCGCATACGCTCAGGCCGCTGCAGCCGCGGCCGCTTCCCGCGCACGGCTGGACGCAGGCCCGGGCCGAAGACCTGGTCTGGGCCAAGCAGTACTTTGTGCCGTGGGTGCTGAAGCGGATGCGGCCCCACCAGGTCAGCGGGTTGGCGGCCAAGCGGCCGCAGCCGGTCCCGGTGTTCGGCCTTGGCCGTCCCGGTCCCTTCCCGCCCGGACATCCCGCGGCCAGGACCTCCGGACCGGGTTATGACGGACAGCCTGGAGTGGACCCCGGGGTGGAAACCGGCAGGGTGGCTTAG